The Treponema phagedenis DNA segment CATACAAAACAGGCCCGATTATTTTCGGAGAGCCCGGTACCAACGGACAGCATTCGTTTTATCAGCATTTACATCAGGGAAAAACCATTGTTCCCCTTCAATTTATCGCTTTTGAAAATAATCAAACTGGAAAAGATATTGAGGTTGACGGCTCTTCAAGTCAAAAAAAACTGCTGGCAAACGTTGTTGCGCAAATCATCGCTTTTGCCTGCGGTAAAGAAGACTCTAATCCGAATAAGGTTTTTGAAGGAGAGCGGCCTTCAAGCTTGTTATATGCAAAAGAGCTTACCCCCGAAATACTCGGTGCATTGCTTGCCCATTTTGAAAATAAGGTAATGTTCCAAGGGTTTATCTGGAACATTAACAGTTTTGATCAGGAAGGAGTCCAGCTTGGCAAAGTACTTGCAAAAAAAGTGCTCGCAAACGATATGCCAGAAAGCTTAAAAGCATACTCCGACCTTTTGCATATTTTATAAAAGCAGAATAACTCACCGACCGGTATTGTTGCCGGTATCTTTATCAAGCCGTTTTATTGCACGATAAAACGGCTTATTTATTGTATTGAATTTTGCAGCTTCAAAGTATGAAAAGCAGGAATAAATGGTTTAAGTTCTGTAACTGCAAACTAACATATTGACCATAACTCTCTTGTAGACTACAATATCTTTATGGAATGTTCATTAAATTTTAAATGGAAAGACAGTCTCAGTGTGGGGTATAATACGATTGACCTGCACCACAAAAAACTATTAAGTCTTATTAACGATTTTGCGGATTTACTTTCATTACCGCAGGCGAAGTATAAGGTGCATGTTGGAAGAGTTTTAATGAGCCTCTGTGATTATACCGTTTATCATTTTAGCGAAGAAGAAAAAATTATGCGAAGATATAAGTATCCGCAATTTGAGGAACATGCACAAATTCATGCAGCATTTGTGCAGCGCATTAAGGATTCTTTAGTTCCCCTTGCTTCAGGAAATATGGAAGCGGGAGCTGAATTTTGTAATTTTTTAGGCGAATGGCTTCTTCACCATATTGCGGTAACAGATCAAAAATGGGCCGAATTCATACAAAAAAATCATCCCGATGCAAAGTTTTAAACTGATTTTCTTTTTTTAAATATTATAGAAAATTTTATAAAAAGAGTCCGACACTACGGTTTAGTTTTTGCCGTCCGTGGCAAAAACTAAACCACGAGTTTTAAAGTTTTAATTTTACACTTTTGTGTTGATGCTTTAAAACATCGCTTCTGCGTGGAACCACCGCCGTCCATGGCGGTTCTGATTTTGACGTCCGTGGTAAAACCAACCCTACGAGTTTTAAAGCTTTGCAAAATTATCTTGCTTTAAAACATCGTTTCTGTTTGGAACCACGGGCGTCCGTGCCCGTTCTGAATGTAATGTTTGCTATTCCTGTTTACAGTGGCTGCGAGCTATCATCGTTGATACATTCTCTACTGTTAACTTAACTACAGAACGTTATACTGATAATTTTCATGTACGGATTTTATCTATGATCAAATAATTATTGATTTATTCACCTTTTTAAATTATACTCAGGTTTGAAATTGAGGGGCAGTTTAACAAATCGGAAGTTGTATATGCTTTTATTTTTAGAAAATTTTTTGATTACATTTTTTTGTTCTCTTCTTCTAAAGGAAAATTTTCCCGATGCAATGGGCATAGAATATTTCATCATAATTTTTTCAGCATGCTTATGGCTCTATATCACCGATAATAAGAAATGGAAAATCCTGTTTCTTGCCGGTTTCATATTTTCTGTTTTTGTTGTTGATGCGACACTGTGTTTTTTCTCGCCCGCATTCATCACGATAGATTTAAAACTTTCAAATAAAAAAATAAAACCAGCCTCTTTTGAAATACCGACCGATTTGGTTTTTAAACTGATCCCAATCTCTTGCATTTTTTTTAATTTCAATATATTGCTTTTTATTTTTTCTCTTGTGGTATTTTTCTACTCAGGTATTAAGGAAAACTATTTTTTAACGGCAGCGGAATTAACAATGCTGCAAGATATATTGTCCGAAAATAAATTACACGCAGAAAAGCAAAAGCGTATTTTCCAAATCGATTTGCTAAAAAATGCAGAGGTCTCAATCTTAGCGGAACGCAATCGTATTTCCGGAGTACTGCATAATTCAATCGGGCATACATTGAGTTCCGCGATTTTACAAGTTAATGCCTTAAAGTATATCGCAGATAATGAAGAGGTAAAAGACAAGCTTGCGGTTTTACAAACATCGTTAGAAACAGGTATGACCGAAATACGAAAAAGTTTAGGGCACCTCTAAAAACCTATTTTTTAGTGTACCTATTTATTATTTTAGTAGCTTTTTTATAAATTGTCTAGTGTAAAACTTGGATTCTTTATCTTAGTTCTCTTACTTTTCCATTTTATTACCTATATGCTCTCTCATTTTACTTCTTTAGATAGCAATATCGGCATAAGTTGTATGTTAAGTTCATCATTATTATCGAAAATGTTGCACGAGCTAGTCCTATCGTTCTTACATAGATACCTTTCATTGAGTTTGTCATAAAGCCAAATACATGTTCAACTCTTGCCCGTATTTTTGATTTTTTTCTGTTACCGATTTTTTGTTTTTTAGTAAGAGGTTTCCCTCTTGCTCCTCTTTCACAAATTTGTCCTTCTATCCCTTTCGCTTTTAAAATCCCCTCTATTTCTTCTCCTATATAGGCACTATCTGCGTATAATCTTTCATCTTTCCTTTCAACTAAATTTTTTAACTCTCTACTATCATGAACATTGGCTGCTGTTACCGTTGCTTTCAATATAAGCTTACTTTTTTTATCTATTTTTATATGATCTTTATAACCGTAATAATTACGTTTATGCTTCTTTGTCCACCTCGCATCACAGTCTTTTTGCGATAATTTTGCCTTATTTTGTTTTTCTTGCCATTGTTCAGGAATTTTTCCGTTTTTGATTTGTTCATTTTCATCTTTGCTGTTATGCTGTATCGGTGCTTCTACTATTGTCGCATCTATTATCGTTCCCTCTTTTCCTATTAAGTTATTTTTAGCTAATTCTTTTCCAAACTTTTCAAATAATTTTTTTGATACTCTCGCTTCAATGAGTTTTTCTTTAAAAAGCCATATTGTTTTTGCATCGGGTACTTTATCTTTTAATTCCAATCCTAAAAATCTCATAAAGGATAGCCGATCGTTTATTTGATATTCCGTTTGGTCATCACTTATGTTGTATAATTTTTGTAAAATTATTATTTTAAACATCATTACATAATCGTATGCAGGTCTTCCGCCTAAACCTTTTGGCTCTTTAGTTAATGCTTTTTTTAATAGGGGCTTGAATATTTCCCAATTTATTTTTTCGTTTAATTTTTCAAGACTATCTCCTAGCTTACTTAATACTCT contains these protein-coding regions:
- a CDS encoding bacteriohemerythrin; translation: MECSLNFKWKDSLSVGYNTIDLHHKKLLSLINDFADLLSLPQAKYKVHVGRVLMSLCDYTVYHFSEEEKIMRRYKYPQFEEHAQIHAAFVQRIKDSLVPLASGNMEAGAEFCNFLGEWLLHHIAVTDQKWAEFIQKNHPDAKF
- a CDS encoding histidine kinase dimerization/phosphoacceptor domain-containing protein, whose amino-acid sequence is MLLFLENFLITFFCSLLLKENFPDAMGIEYFIIIFSACLWLYITDNKKWKILFLAGFIFSVFVVDATLCFFSPAFITIDLKLSNKKIKPASFEIPTDLVFKLIPISCIFFNFNILLFIFSLVVFFYSGIKENYFLTAAELTMLQDILSENKLHAEKQKRIFQIDLLKNAEVSILAERNRISGVLHNSIGHTLSSAILQVNALKYIADNEEVKDKLAVLQTSLETGMTEIRKSLGHL
- a CDS encoding IS5 family transposase; the encoded protein is MKQKGLFDEEDRLRVLSKLGDSLEKLNEKINWEIFKPLLKKALTKEPKGLGGRPAYDYVMMFKIIILQKLYNISDDQTEYQINDRLSFMRFLGLELKDKVPDAKTIWLFKEKLIEARVSKKLFEKFGKELAKNNLIGKEGTIIDATIVEAPIQHNSKDENEQIKNGKIPEQWQEKQNKAKLSQKDCDARWTKKHKRNYYGYKDHIKIDKKSKLILKATVTAANVHDSRELKNLVERKDERLYADSAYIGEEIEGILKAKGIEGQICERGARGKPLTKKQKIGNRKKSKIRARVEHVFGFMTNSMKGIYVRTIGLARATFSIIMMNLTYNLCRYCYLKK